DNA from Bacteroidia bacterium:
CATTTATCAAAAATAAATACCAATCCAATAAATTATCTATAAAGTTGGTAAAAACGAAAAGTCAGACGAGTAACAAAGCAGAAATTACTTTGTGAAAATTTATGGCTCATCGTAAGAAACAATTACTTCCGGACTTGCAGGATGCGATTGACACGTTAAAATATATCCATCTTCTACTTCTTCATCGCTGAGTGCGTAATTCATATCCATCGTTACTTTTCCTTTCATCACTTTGGCTTTGCAAGTACAGCAAACCGCGCCTTTGCAAGAAAATGGAGCATCAATTCCAGCATCCATCGCGGCGTCTAAAATTACTTTTCCGTTGGCATTTAATTGCAAAACGGTTTCTCTAC
Protein-coding regions in this window:
- a CDS encoding 2Fe-2S iron-sulfur cluster-binding protein, producing RETVLQLNANGKVILDAAMDAGIDAPFSCKGAVCCTCKAKVMKGKVTMDMNYALSDEEVEDGYILTCQSHPASPEVIVSYDEP